A window from Setaria italica strain Yugu1 chromosome VIII, Setaria_italica_v2.0, whole genome shotgun sequence encodes these proteins:
- the LOC101764564 gene encoding uncharacterized protein LOC101764564 — protein MGDVETTELRIPEATEDEVNIEERGNVKDEVGNTSINRRFEHGNTQSTTHEVDKQNVVEVTIGMGNIEGTTPKGKIVDLHRHVEVTTVSGNLTVVYTIGDGMSFTEFIMVLRRILAEHNKDREDILDKFSTNLSSSRQHPVLTKQYGEEPPWLHVKLQVVEEGKEPSWTTLIMRVDSLYVCGFMDRNGNLYRLIDDKTKSEAIIPKGHNGANIQDLQWKVSYPSLLGDKKTILHQKTKKDDLTSKDKKTILHQKTKKDDLTSKDKTTKVRNEVVHELGRAHLGRDFAMEAVRRLSEHNPDTEVAGMISGRLALGGLIVLVCESARMNPFYDSFARGWSTGEGFKEELMRKYVWDCYYSNTSRELRQWKSENYINLKTWVTDPIPQLQTMHLVLNAPLPKNEGNNDDGNPDPSTSGDAGANAGNQNNNGNNNGKAEEGNDDGNSDPSTSSKEDGNGDPSPSNDAGEGSKGRPDGNTGNQNNNNTSNLQENSGKSKEDGDADGNNDPTRGEGGGRTNKQNTGKADDTLGHGRPLVELLAVHAHLGVVDTKIIVFDGKRGQIIYKHAKQGEEVGRMEDLVLTGPYRGISAYASFTIKVDIPKANPARFEWDCYDQSNADKVDAVNPSYGEIKDKDGKLLAEVTYAVMSDALEATVQQVMLRLKDGHTLNDVHGEIKARIDGFEVGSILFNPTQGAGKCFSPAGDSWFLLQLARNVVAVPCGKVLHIEVDLKTETSNDQGPKPLKVALKFDNRTLSQSSPDGNGNEVEVDIDWYPEISRPSHPPEQTIGEVREQEPSHLVEAKMISVREPDLGYTIGDAVSFTRFITHLRHFVAEHPDKEDILYHQVLAKQRAEQPARWLHIKLEVVEDKKTLSTTLLIRDDDLYVHGFMNQEGVCYELLETKDSTVNMIPEDEYNPHPLYWGLTYNTILNVQDGSEATAKLVTEGLGMSFAIEAVRRLSSSTHPDVEVDGEKSARVALAGLIVMVCESARMNPLRDAIAGGWSNGTGFTEQLMDRYVRKYGEMSRNLQKWKSSNSDNWPHPISELQATCLVLNTQLLPDETVDRPVGRPRVELLSIHADLGGVGTKIIVFDGKRGQIIYRHNKQREQGTTENLVLTGPYTGISAYLCFAIKIDIPDAGPMVFKWDCYNPQHAAQVDKPPMSHDMGNIAKVTYAVMSNALKATVQVKLRLNDEHSAVGIGGEITALIDGFEDEEDNRSILFRPEKRTCQSFSSTDNDSMILLQLARNVLAVPYGKDLRIKVDLEIETSNNQGIKNLRADLCIANGILSQCHVVDGGEVEVNVTWYPQEEITYEHQHEVVYTIGDARSYRGFIMALCRILTNHPDHEGILDGPEHPKLSTRQHPLLLSDRMDRWLHIKLQVAGEGTSVTLAIGMDDLRVHGFTNENEDRLWYRPEDYKKWLSLSSQVNLHWGYGYDSILGVNSHEGIVGKLASETQGLGKTTAVNAVRVLSRFRPHVLLGELVAGGDKYYDARVALVCLSVMVCDSAKLNPVLKHIESGWENGTGHTKELEGYIKNWNRISSALLDWKEDSYRTWMKDERLERIGIKSPEDALDVVHLCSAERMHRF, from the exons GTGGGGAATACTTCCATCAATCGGCGATTTGAGCATGGAAATACTCAGAGTACAACTCACGAAGTCGACAAACAAAATGTTGTTGAAGTGACCATCGGTATGGGAAACATTGAAGGGACGACTCCTAAGGGGAAAATTGTAGACCTCCATCGCCACGTTGAG GTCACAACGGTGTCTGGCAATCTAACTGTAGTGTACACCATCGGAGATGGAATGTCGTTCACTGAGTTTATAATGGTTCTACGTCGCATCCTCGCTGAGCACAACAAAGACCGCGAGGACATCTTGGACAAATTCTCAACAAATCTCTCATCCAGCCGACAACACCCAGTGCTCACTAAGCAGTATGGTGAAGAACCGCCGTGGCTTCACGTCAAGCTGCAAGTGGTGGAGGAGGGCAAGGAACCGTCGTGGACAACCCTAATCATGCGGGTTGACAGCTTATACGTATGTGGCTTCATGGACCGAAATGGAAATTTGTACAGGCTTATCGACGACAAAACCAAAAGCGAAGCCATTATCCCGAAGGGTCATAACGGTGCTAACATCCAAGACCTACAGTGGAAGGTCAGTTACCCATCCTTGCTGGGAGACAAAAAAACGATCTTACATCAAAAGACAAAAAAAGACGATCTTACATCAAAAGACAAAAAAACGATCTTACATCAAAAGACAAAAAAAGACGATCTTACATCAAAAGACAAAACAACGAAAGTTAGAAATGAAGTTGTGCACGAACTGGGCCGCGCGCATCTGGGTCGTGACTTCGCTATGGAGGCCGTGCGCAGGCTGTCAGAGCACAACCCAGATACCGAGGTGGCTGGTATGATAAGCGGCAGGCTGGCACTGGGGGGCTTGATCGTCCTGGTCTGCGAGTCCGCAAGGATGAATCCTTTCTACGACTCCTTTGCACGTGGGTGGAGCACCGGCGAGGGATTCAAGGAGGAACTGATGCGTAAATACGTGTGGGACTGTTATTATAGTAACACGTCACGCGAGCTACGGCAGTGGAAGAGTGAAAACTATATCAACTTGAAGACGTGGGTAACGGATCCCATTCCGCAGCTACAAACCATGCACCTCGTGCTCAACGCACCTCTACCTAAAAATGAAGGTAATAATGACGATGGCAACCCTGATCCTTCCACATCTGGCGATGCTGGCGCTAACGCCGGCAACCAAAACAACAACGGCAACAATAACGGTAAGGCCGAAGAAGGTAATGACGATGGCAACTCTGATCCCTCCACATCTTCCAAGGAGGATGGCAACGGTGATCCTTCCCCATCTAACGATGCTGGTGAAGGATCGAAAGGGCGACCTGACGGTAACACCGGCAACCAAAACAACAATAACACCAGCAACCTACAAGAAAATTCTGGAAAGTCCAAGGAGGATGGCGATGCTGACGGGAACAACGACCCAACCAGAGGGGAAGGCGGTGGCCGCACCAACAAGCAAAACACCGGCAAGGCTGACGACACCCTGGGCCATGGCCGACCCCTGGTGGAGCTGTTGGCCGTGCATGCCCACCTTGGGGTCGTTGACACGAAAATCATCGTCTTCGACGGGAAACGTGGCCAGATCATCTACAAGCACGCGAAGCAAGGAGAAGAG GTCGGACGAATGGAGGATTTGGTGCTGACTGGACCCTACAGAGGCATCTCAGCGTACGCGAGCTTCACCATCAAAGTTGACATCCCAAAAGCCAATCCCGCCAGATTCGAATGGGATTGCTATGACCAAAGTAACGCCGACAAAGTGGATGCCGTGAACCCCTCCTACGGCGAGATCAAAGATAAGGACGGCAAGCTACTAGCAGAGGTCACCTACGCGGTGATGTCCGACGCCCTGGAGGCCACTGTGCAGCAGGTCATGCTGAGGCTCAAGGATGGGCACACTCTCAATGACGTCCATGGTGAAATCAAAGCGCGCATCGATGGTTTCGAAGTCGGTAGCATCCTATTCAACCCGACACAAGGTGCAGGTAAGTGTTTCTCCCCCGCCGGCGACTCGTGGTTCCTTCTTCAGCTGGCGAGGAATGTGGTTGCGGTGCCATGTGGTAAGGTGCTCCACATAGAGGTGGACCTGAAGACGGAAACTTCCAACGACCAGGGGCCCAAGCCTTTGAAAGTTGCTCTCAAATTTGACAATAGAACTTTGAGTCAAAGTAGCCCAGACGGCAACGGCAACGAAGTTGAAGTGGACATCGACTGGTACCCGGAG ATCTCACGACCAAGTCATCCACCGGAGCAAACCATTGGAGAGGTTCGCGAGCAGGAACCAAGTCACCTAGTGGAG GCCAAAATGATATCTGTGCGTGAACCTGATTTGGGGTACACCATCGGAGATGCAGTGTCGTTCACTCGATTCATAACGCATCTACGTCACTTTGTCGCCGAACACCCAGACAAAGAGGATATCCTGTACCACCAAGTGCTCGCCAAGCAGCGTGCTGAACAACCGGCGAGATGGCTTCACATCAAGCTAGAAGTGGTGGAGGACAAGAAAACATTGTCGACAACCCTACTCATACGGGATGACGACTTGTACGTCCATGGCTTCATGAACCAGGAAGGAGTTTGCTACGAGCTTCTCGAAACCAAGGACAGTACTGTCAATATGATCCCAGAAGATGAATACAATCCCCACCCCCTATACTGGGGCCTCACATACAACACCATACTGAACGTCCAAGATGGCAGCGAAGCCACGGCTAAACTGGTAACTGAGGGGCTAGGCATGTCCTTCGCGATTGAAGCTGTGCGACGGCTGTCGAGCTCCACCCACCCAGATGTTGAGGTGGATGGTGAGAAGAGCGCTAGGGTGGCACTTGCGGGCCTGATCGTCATGGTCTGCGAGTCCGCAAGGATGAATCCTCTCCGCGACGCTATTGCAGGTGGGTGGAGCAACGGCACGGGATTCACCGAGCAACTGATGGATCGTTATGTGCGGAAATATGGGGAGATGTCACGCAACCTGCAGAAGTGGAAGAGTAGTAACTCTGATAATTGGCCGCACCCCATTTCGGAGCTACAAGCCACTTGCCTCGTGCTTAACACCCAGCTGCTACCGGATGAAACTGTTGACCGCCCTGTTGGCCGCCCCCGAGTGGAACTATTATCCATACATGCCGACCTTGGGGGCGTCGGCACGAAAATCATTGTCTTCGACGGGAAACGAGGCCAGATCATCTACAGGCACAACAAGCAAAGAGAACAG GGAACAACGGAGAATTTGGTTCTGACTGGACCCTACACCGGAATCTCGGCGTACTTGTGCTTCGCCATCAAAATTGACATCCCCGACGCCGGTCCTATGGTATTTAAATGGGATTGCTATAACCCCCAGCACGCTGCCCAAGTTGACAAACCACCCATGAGCCACGATATGGGCAACATAGCGAAAGTGACCTACGCAGTGATGTCCAACGCCCTAAAGGCCACTGTGCAGGTCAAGCTGCGCCTCAACGATGAGCACAGCGCTGTTGGCATCGGAGGTGAAATCACCGCGCTCATCGATGGCTtcgaagacgaagaagacaacaGGAGCATCCTCTTCAGGCCTGAAAAGAGGACGTGTCAGTCTTTCTCCTCTACCGACAACGACTCGATGATCCTTCTTCAGCTGGCTAGGAATGTCCTTGCTGTGCCATATGGTAAGGATCTTCGCATAAAGGTGGACCTGGAGATTGAAACTTCCAACAACCAAGGGATCAAGAATTTGAGAGCCGACCTCTGCATAGCCAATGGAATTCTGAGCCAATGTCACGTAGTCGATGGTGGCGAAGTTGAAGTGAATGTCACATGGTACCCACAG GAAGAAATTACGTACGAGCATCAACATGAAGTAGTGTATACCATCGGAGATGCAAGGTCGTATCGTGGGTTCATAATGGCTCTCTGTCGCATTCTCACCAACCACCCAGACCATGAGGGTATCTTGGATGGTCCCGAACACCCCAAACTCTCCACCCGACAACACCCACTACTGCTCAGCGACCGAATGGACAGGTGGCTTCACATCAAGCTTCAAGTGGCGGGCGAGGGAACTTCAGTAACCCTAGCCATCGGGATGGACGACTTGCGCGTCCATGGCTTCACAAACGAGAACGAAGATCGTCTTTGGTACCGCCCTGAAGACTACAAAAAGTGGTTGTCGTTGTCATCTCAAGTAAATCTACACTGGGGCTACGGGTACGACAGTATATTGGGTGTGAATTCCCATGAGGGAATCGTGGGTAAACTGGCCTCCGAGACCCAGGGGCTGGGCAAAACCACCGCGGTTAACGCCGTGCGCGTTCTTTCACGCTTCCGCCCACATGTCCTCCTAGGAGAATTAGTGGCGGGTGGTGATAAATACTACGATGCCAGGGTGGCACTGGTGTGCCTGAGCGTCATGGTCTGCGATTCCGCGAAGTTGAATCCCGTCCTCAAACACATCGAAAGTGGCTGGGAGAACGGGACGGGACACACCAAGGAACTGGAGGGTTACATTAAGAATTGGAACCGCATATCAAGCGCCCTGCTGGACTGGAAGGAAGACAGCTACCGTACATGGATGAAAGATGAGCGACTAGAGAGGATCGGAATCAAGAGCCCAGAAGATGCACTGGACGTCGTTCACCTCTGCTCCGCTGAACGGATGCATCGGTTTTGA